In Bacillota bacterium, the following proteins share a genomic window:
- a CDS encoding aldose 1-epimerase family protein, giving the protein MYKNNLDRREILKYIGDTSQLFGVKNYRFTGGKADGVTAVDVKNGTGLEFTVLPDRGLDISYLTYKGVNLSYISKTGIVAPQYYNEEKLEFLRSFFGGLLTTCGLRYAGAPCKDAGEELGLHGRISNTPAEEVYSGTEWIEGTVVMKVGGKVREARVFAENIVLHREISTYYGENKIYVNDTVENYGFREEPLMLIYHFNLGYPLLSSKSYLLAPSINVVPRDEEAAKGIDSYNKFQLPTPGYNEQVFYHDLKADEKGRTFAALINPIQQLGVAIWFNKNQLYNMTQWKQMGEGEYVLGIEPCNCHVEGRAKARKDGVLQFIKPGEIRHFDLEIEIVEGMERIQELEELL; this is encoded by the coding sequence TTGTATAAAAATAATTTAGACCGAAGGGAGATTTTAAAATACATAGGAGATACTTCGCAACTGTTTGGAGTGAAGAACTACCGTTTTACTGGCGGTAAAGCCGACGGGGTGACAGCTGTTGATGTTAAAAACGGCACAGGCCTGGAGTTCACGGTATTACCTGACAGGGGGCTTGATATTTCCTACCTTACGTATAAAGGGGTTAATTTAAGTTATATCTCTAAAACAGGCATAGTTGCTCCACAATACTATAATGAGGAAAAACTTGAGTTTTTACGGAGCTTTTTTGGCGGCCTCTTAACTACATGCGGCTTGAGGTATGCGGGTGCACCCTGTAAAGATGCAGGCGAAGAGCTGGGATTGCACGGCAGGATATCAAATACACCTGCAGAGGAGGTATATTCAGGTACTGAATGGATTGAAGGTACTGTAGTAATGAAAGTCGGGGGCAAAGTAAGGGAAGCGAGGGTTTTCGCGGAGAATATAGTACTGCATAGGGAAATAAGTACATATTATGGAGAGAATAAAATATACGTAAATGATACCGTGGAAAATTACGGATTTAGAGAAGAACCTTTGATGCTTATTTACCATTTTAACCTTGGTTATCCTCTGCTTTCCAGTAAATCTTATCTGCTTGCGCCTTCAATTAATGTAGTCCCGAGAGATGAGGAGGCGGCTAAAGGTATTGACAGCTATAACAAGTTTCAGCTGCCTACCCCGGGGTATAATGAACAGGTTTTTTACCATGACTTAAAGGCTGATGAAAAAGGTAGGACTTTTGCCGCGTTAATTAATCCAATACAGCAACTTGGCGTGGCAATATGGTTTAATAAAAACCAGTTGTATAATATGACTCAATGGAAGCAAATGGGAGAAGGTGAATATGTGCTTGGTATAGAGCCATGCAACTGCCATGTAGAAGGCAGGGCAAAGGCCAGGAAAGATGGAGTGCTGCAATTTATTAAACCGGGAGAAATACGGCATTTCGATCTGGAAATAGAAATAGTGGAAGGTATGGAAAGAATACAGGAACTGGAGGAATTATTATAA